A stretch of Malus sylvestris chromosome 11, drMalSylv7.2, whole genome shotgun sequence DNA encodes these proteins:
- the LOC126590547 gene encoding uncharacterized protein LOC126590547: protein MHTSLRLNLHQPLILRTSLATMAAYISLPSSISLNSSSFSGLRNGAGAQLGVRNLGRSRVSMAASVGSQTLQSDALFADYKPSSAFLFPGQGAQAVGMGKEAQSVPAAAELYKKANDILGFDLLDVCINGPKEKLDSTVISQPAIYVTSLAAVELLRARDGGQLIIDSVDVTCGLSLGEYTALAFAESFSFEDGLKLVKLRGEAMQAAADAAKSAMVSVIGLDSDKVQQLCDAANAEVDDADKVQIANYLCTGNYAVSGGVKGIEAVEAKAKSFKARMTVRLAVAGAFHTSFMEPAVSRLEAKLAETQIRTPRIPVISNVDAQPHSDPETIKKILARQVTSPVQWETTVTTLLGKGLKKSYELGPGKVIAGIVKRMERSADIENIAA, encoded by the exons ATGCACACCTCCCTCAGGCTTAACCTCCACCAACCTCTTATCCTACGCACGTCACTCGCCACCATGGCCGCCTACATCTCCCTCCCCTCTTCCATTTCTCTcaactcctcctccttctcGGGGCTCCGGAATGGTGCCGGAGCCCAGCTCGGCGTCCGAAACCTCGGGCGATCTAGAGTTTCCATGGCCGCCTCCGTCGGATCGCAGACTCTGCAAAGCGACGCCTTGTTCGCCGATTACAAGCCCTCCTCTGCTTTCCTCTTTCCTGGCCAA GGTGCACAAGCAGTTGGAATGGGAAAGGAAGCTCAAAGTGTTCCTGCTGCAGCAGAGTTATACAAGAAAGCAAACGATATTTTAGG GTTTGATCTTTTGGATGTTTGTATCAATGGACCAAAAGAGAAGCTAGATTCAACTGTTATAAGCCAG CCTGCTATTTACGTCACAAGTCTAGCCGCTGTTGAGTTACTACGTGCACGTGATGGAGGTCAGCTGATCATTGATTCAGTTGATGTCACATGCGGCCTAAGTTTGGGAGAATATACTGCTCTAGCATTTGCTGAGTCATTCAG CTTTGAGGATGGGCTCAAGCTGGTCAAACTGAGGGGAGAAGCCATGCAG GCAGCTGCCGATGCTGCCAAAAGTGCCATGGTCAGTGTCATCGGGTTGGACTCAGACAAGGTGCAACAGTTGTGTGATGCAGCCAATGCAGAAGTTGATGACGCTGACAAAGTTCAGATTGCAAATTATCTATGCACT GGAAATTATGCTGTATCTGGTGGTGTGAAAGGAATTGAAGCAGTAGAAGCTAAGGCAAAGTCATTCAAGGCCCGAATGACG GTGCGTCTAGCTGTTGCTGGCGCTTTCCACACTAGTTTTATGGAACCGGCCGTGTCAAGATTGGAAGCCAAGTTGGCAGAAACACAGATCAGAACACCAAGAATACCAGTTATCTCCAACGTTGACGCACAGCCACATTCAGATCCTGAGACAATTAAGAAGATATTGGCTCGTCAG GTGACTTCTCCTGTTCAATGGGAAACAACTGTCACGACTCTGCTCGGCAAGGGGCTGAAGAAGAGTTACGAATTGGGCCCCGGAAAG GTTATAGCCGGCATTGTGAAGAGAATGGAGAGAAGTGCTGACATTGAGAACATTGCCGCTTGA
- the LOC126588311 gene encoding shewanella-like protein phosphatase 1, with protein sequence MATESLLFPKAMASLCFNSLPLPPPSQPRKLSESPLPPPPPSSSSSYSSSSFSSNSLNVNSYGSRGEALKPIVVSGSPPTFVSAPGRRIVAVGDLHGDLGQTRCALETAGVLSPDGEDVWTGGETVLIQLGDILDRGEDEIAILSLLRSLDMQAKAEGGAVFQVNGNHETINVEGDFRYVDTGGFDECLDFLEYLDDNRDDWEEAFVGWVGVSKRMKEERKMPQNYWDPWNLVRKQKGVIARSILLRPGGPLARELARHAVVLKVNDWVFCHGGLVPQHVTYGVERMNREVSDWMRGLVEIDDNPHFPFVATRGYDSVVWNRLYSRDTSDLDDYQINQINYILQQTLQAVGAKGMVVGHTPQPTGANCEYDCSIWRIDVGMSSGVLNSRPEVLEIKDNKARVIRSKKDPSGELTVVDYI encoded by the exons ATGGCCACTGAGTCACTGCTGTTCCCAAAAGCAATGGCTTCACTCTGTTTCAACTCGCTGCCTCTTCCTCCGCCTTCCCAACCCCGCAAACTCTCAGAgtctcctcttcctcctcctcctccttcttcctcttcttcttattcttcttcttctttttcttccaattCTCTGAATGTTAATAGTTATGGCAGCAGAGGAGAAGCCTTAAAGCCCATTGTCGTCAGTGGCAGCCCGCCCACCTTTGTTTCCGCCCCCGGCCGCCGAATTGTTGCCG TTGGGGATCTTCATGGAGACCTTGGCCAAACAAGATGTGCACTTGAGACAGCTGGCGTGTTGAGTCCTGATGGTGAAGATGTATGGACTGGTGGAGAAACG GTGTTGATTCAGCTTGGAGATATACTTGATCGAGGTGAAGATGAAATAGCGATTTTGTCCTTGCTGAGATCCTTGGATATGCAGGCAAAAGCTGAAGGCGGAGCAGTGTTTCAG GTCAATGGGAATCATGAGACTATCAATGTGGAAGGGGATTTCCGATACGTGGATACTGGAGGATTTGATGAGTGTCTTGATTTCCTGGAATACTTGGATGACAATCGAGATGACTGGgaagaagcttttgttggcTGGGTTGGTGTCTCTAAAAGGATGAAGGAAGAGAGGAAAATGCCCCAAAATTATTGGGATCCATGGAATCTAGTGAGG AAGCAAAAAGGTGTGATTGCCAGATCAATCCTATTAAGGCCAGGGGGTCCATTGGCACGCGAGTTAGCACGTCATGCTGTTGTTCTTAAGGTTAATGACTGGGTCTTCTGTCACGGTGGTCTTGTTCCTCAACATG TTACGTACGGAGTGGAGAGGATGAACAGGGAAGTATCTGACTGGATGAGAGGTCTCGTTGAGATTGATGACAACCCTCACTTCCCTTTTGTAGCCACCAGGGGCTATGACAGTGTGGTTTGGAACCGATTGTACTCGAGAGACACTTCAGATTTAGATGACTATCAGATTAACCAG ATAAATTACATTCTTCAACAGACGCTACAAGCAGTTGGTGCCAAGGGAATGGTGGTGGGGCATACTCCTCAACCTACCGGGGCAAACTG TGAATATGACTGTAGCATATGGCGGATTGACGTGGGGATGTCCAGTGGAGTTCTCAATTCAAGACCCGAG GTTCTAGAAATAAAGGACAATAAAGCAAGAGTTATAAGAAGTAAGAAGGATCCATCTGGTGAATTGACGGTTGTCGATTATATATAG